Below is a genomic region from Burkholderiales bacterium.
CGAAACGCTGCTGCAAGCCGAGATACTGGCCGGCGACGCCGCCCTCGGGTCCGAGGTCTTCACCCAGCACCCACACGCTGCCGTCGCGCTCCATCTCCTGCGCGAGCGCGGTCAGCGCGGCCTGCGCGTACGTCATCGTGGTCACGACGGCGCTCCCACGTCCTGCACGTCGGTGTAGAGCGTCGTGTGATCGGGCCACGGCGCGGTCTCGGCGGCCGCGACCGCACGTGCCACGCGCTCGATCGCCGCATCGTTCTCGCGTGACAGCCCCGTGCGCTCGACGCCGCGCGAAGAAAGCCATGACGCCGTGCGCACGATGGGATCGACCGCTTGCCAGCGCTCGACCTCCCGCGGGTCGCGATAGAGCCCTTTGTCGAGCGCGAGATGGCCGCGCCAGCGATAGGTGGTCGCATGCAGGAAACGCGGGCGGCTGTGCTCGCGCACCTCACGCACGTGGCGCGCCGCGGCTTCGCTCACCGCGATGACGTCGTTGCCGTCGACGGTCTCGCCGGCGATGCCGAACGCGGCGGCGCGAGCGAGCGGCCCCGGTCCCGCACTGACGCTGCCGGTGCGCGTGCGGTCGGAGTAGAGGTTGTCCTCGCACACGAAGAGCACCGGCAGGCCGAAGACGCTCGCCCAGTTGAGCGCTTCGAGCATCGGTCCGCGGTTCATCGCGCCGTCGCCGAAGAACGCGACGACGACCCGCTGCTCGCCTTTCATCTTCACCGCGTGCGCTGCACCCACCGCGATCGTGACGCCGTCGGCGACGACGCCGTTCGCGCCGAGGATGCCGAGCGAGAAATCGGCGACGTGCATCGACCCGCCTTTGCCGCCGCACACCCCGCCGACGCGGCCGTAGAGCTCCTTCATCATCGCTTCGGGATCGGCGCCTTTCGCGAGGCAGTGCCCGTGGCCGCGGTGATAGCTGCTGATGTAATCGGCGCGATCGAGGTTCGCGCACACCCCCGTCGCGATCGCTTCCTGACCGATGTATTCGTGCACCGACCCGCGCAGCTTCCCTGCCCTCCGCGCGTCGCCGGCGTGGGTGTCGAAGGCGCGGATGAGGCACATGGTGCGGTAGAGGGATAGCACCGATTCGGTGGGAGGGATTTCGTTCATCGTGGTCGCATGCATCACCTTCATTCCGGCTCGACGCCCGCCGCCTTGAGCACCCGCCCCATCGCCGGCGACTCCGCCTTGATCATCTCGGTGATCTCTCCCGGCGTGCTGTGCGCGGGTGCGACGCCGAGGCTCGCGTATTTCTCGACGACGTCGGGAAGCTTCACGATCTTCGCGAGGTCGCCGTTGATGCGCGTGATGACGTCGGCGGGCGTGCCTTTGGGCGCGAGCACGGCCCACCACGTCTGCGGGCTGCTGCCCTTGATGCCGGCCTCGACCATCGTCGGCGCGTCCGGCAGCACCGGCGAGCGCGCGTCGCTCGTCACCGCGAGCGCCTTGAGCTTGCCCGCCTTGATCTGCGGCACCGCGGGCGCCATGTCGGCGAAGCTCATGTCGATCTGCCCCGCGACGGTGTCCATGACCGCGAGCACGCCGCCCTTGTAAGGCACGTGGACGATGTTCACGCCGGTCACCGACTTGAAGATCTCGCCCGCGACGTGCGCCGGCGTGCCGCGTCCGCCCGAGCCGAAGTTCATCCTGCCGGGCCGCGATTTCGCGAGCGCAATCAGCTCCTTCACGTTGCGCGCGGGCACCGAGGGGTGGACGACGAGCACCTGTCCCGCTTTCGCGACGACCGAGATCGGCGCGAAGTCGTTCAGCGGGTCGAAGCCGAGCCGCTTGTAGAGGTGCGGGTTGGCGACGAGCGCGGCGTTGCTGCTCATGACGAGGTTGTAACCGTCGGCCGGCGCCTTCGCCGCGACCTCGTGGCCGAGGTTGCCGCCCGCGCCGGGTCTGTTCTCGACGACGACCTGGCGTCCCAGCGCGTCGCCGAGCTTCTGCGCGACGATGCGCGACAGCACGTCGGTCGTGCCTCCCGGCGGAAAGGGCGCGATCAGTCGCAGCGGCTTCGATGGATAAGGCGCCTGCGCCCAGGCGTTCGATGCCGCGAGCGCGACGATAACGAGCAGTGCACGTGCCGTCATTTCGTCCTCCCTTGTTTGCCACATAATAACCGCACGATGACCTCACGCCCTCTCACCATCGCCGAAACGTCGCGCCTGATCGAAACGCGCGAGCTCTCTCCGGTCGATCTCGTGCGCGCGCTGCTCGATCGCGTCGATGCGATCGATCCGGTGATCTCGAGCTTTCTGACGGTTACTCGCGACACGGCGTTCGCGCAGGCGCGCGCCGCCGAAGCGCAGATCGTCAGAGGCGAGTATCGCGGGCCGCTGCACGGCATTCCTTTCGGCGCCAAGGACAATTACGAGACGCGCGGCATACGCACGACCGGACACTCGCGCGCTTACGAGCATTACGTCCCGACCGCAGACGCGGCCGTTATCGCGGGGCTCTACGAGCACGGCGCCGTCCTCATGGGCAAGCTTGCGATGCACGAGCTCGCGCACGGCGGCCCGAGCTTCGACCTGCCGTGGCCTCCCGCGCGCAACCCGTGGAATCCGGCGCTCTTCACCGGCGGATCGAGCAGCGGGTCCGGCGCGGCGCTGGCGGCGGGGCTCGTGCTCTTCGCGCTCGGCAGCGACACCGGAGGCTCCATACGCACGCCCGCTTCGCTCTGCGGGCTCGTCGGGTTCAAGCCGAGCTTCGGCGTCGTCAGCCGCGGGGGCGTCCTGCCGAACTCGGAGAGTCTCGATCATTGCGGCCCGCTCACCCGCACCGTCGAAGACTGCGCGATCGTGATGGAGGCCATGAGCGGCTTCGATGCGGCGGACCGCGGCAGCGTCGCGACTTCGATTGCGTGGCGGGAGCCGATGAGACAGGAGCGCATCGATCTGCGCGTCGGTGTCGTGCGTCACTTCTCGGAAGAGGACCAGCCCGTAGCGCCCGCGTTGGCTGAGGCGACCGTCGAAGCGCTGCGCGTCATGCAAAGTCTCGGGGCGGCGATCGAGCACGTTCGCCTGCGGCCGCTGCGCGACTATTGCGACGCGTGGACGCTGATCGAAGAGCCCGAGACGCTGGCGGTACAGAGGGAGGCGCTCTCATCGCGGCCGCAGGATTTCGGCGATGTGTTCCACGAGCGCACGCTCATCGGCTGCCTGGTGCAGGCGTCCGACTACCTCGATGCGCAGCGGCTGCGCGCGCGCATGATCGACGAGATGAGCGCGGTGTGGGAGCGCTGCGACGTGCTCGTCACCGCCGGCGCGGGTCCGGCGCCGCGCCTCGGGCCCGAGCTCGCGAAGTGGCCGAGCCTGAACCGCTTCAGCCCTTTCGCGCTGCTCGGCCTGCCCGCGATCGTGGTGCCCGCCGGCTACAGTGAGGAAGGCCTGCCGCTGTCGATACAGATCGTGGGCAAGCCTTTCGACGACGCGGGAGTGCTCGGGGTCGCGCGCGCTTACGAGCGGGCGACGCGATGGTGGACGAAAGCGCAGGCGGCGCCGCAGTCTTTCGCGCCGCCGGCGCCGATCGCTTACGAGAAGCCGCGGCGGTCCACTGCCTCGAGCGATCCGCAGATCGCCGCGCTGTGCGAGCGCGCCGCGGCAAGCGCCGGGTTGAAGCTCGACGACGACCGCCTCGCGATCCTCTGCGGCGCCGCGCCCCATCTGATCGGGATGATCGGCAACGTTCGCGCGCTCGCGCGTGCGCTATGATGGACGTTCGCACACACCTAAAGAGCCGGAGGAGCTTGTCATGGTTGCACGTGCGTTATCCCTCGTCGCCCTCGCCGCCGCGCTGATCGTTCCCGCGATCTCGACCGCGCAAACCGCGCCCGCCAAACAAGTCCGTCTCATTACCACCTATCCGCCCGGCGGCGCCTCCGACATCATGGCGCGCTTCATCGCGCAGAAGCTCGGCGAGATCTGGGGCCAGAACGTGCTCGTCGAGAACAAGGCCGGCGCGAACGGCTCGATCGGCATGGAATACGCCGCGCGACAGACGCCCGACGGCAGCTCGTTCGTGATCGGCAACATGGGGCCGGTCGCGATCAACCCGCAGATCTCGAAAGTGCCGTACGACATGGCGCGCGACTTCCAGCCGGTGTCGATGGTCGCGATCGCGCCGACCATCCTCGTGACGAACGCGAATTCTCCGGCGAAGAACCTCGCCGAATGGATCAAGCTCGCGCGCGACAAGCCCGGCACGCTGAACTTCGGCACCGCCGGTCCCGGTACGCTCGGCCATCTCGGCGGCGAGATGATGAAGCGCATCGCGAAGATCGAGATCACGCACGTGCCTTACAAGGGCGGTGTGCTCGCGATCCAGGACCTGCTCGCCGGCAACGTGCAGCTCGTGTTCGCCGATCCGCAGCCGATCCTGCCGCACGTCAAGGCGGGCAAGGTGAGGCCGCTCGCGGTGAGCGGCGCCAAGCGCTCGAACGTCGCGCCCGACATCCCGACGATCGCCGAAGCGGGCCTGCCCGGCTTCGTCGCCGAGAACTGGTGGGGCGTGTGGGTGCCGGTCGCGACACCGAGGCCTGCCGCTGAGCGCCTCAATCAAAGCCTCGCCGGGGCGATGACGAGCGACGAGATCAAGCAGA
It encodes:
- a CDS encoding thiamine pyrophosphate-dependent dehydrogenase E1 component subunit alpha, translating into MNEIPPTESVLSLYRTMCLIRAFDTHAGDARRAGKLRGSVHEYIGQEAIATGVCANLDRADYISSYHRGHGHCLAKGADPEAMMKELYGRVGGVCGGKGGSMHVADFSLGILGANGVVADGVTIAVGAAHAVKMKGEQRVVVAFFGDGAMNRGPMLEALNWASVFGLPVLFVCEDNLYSDRTRTGSVSAGPGPLARAAAFGIAGETVDGNDVIAVSEAAARHVREVREHSRPRFLHATTYRWRGHLALDKGLYRDPREVERWQAVDPIVRTASWLSSRGVERTGLSRENDAAIERVARAVAAAETAPWPDHTTLYTDVQDVGAPS
- a CDS encoding tripartite tricarboxylate transporter substrate binding protein, translated to MTARALLVIVALAASNAWAQAPYPSKPLRLIAPFPPGGTTDVLSRIVAQKLGDALGRQVVVENRPGAGGNLGHEVAAKAPADGYNLVMSSNAALVANPHLYKRLGFDPLNDFAPISVVAKAGQVLVVHPSVPARNVKELIALAKSRPGRMNFGSGGRGTPAHVAGEIFKSVTGVNIVHVPYKGGVLAVMDTVAGQIDMSFADMAPAVPQIKAGKLKALAVTSDARSPVLPDAPTMVEAGIKGSSPQTWWAVLAPKGTPADVITRINGDLAKIVKLPDVVEKYASLGVAPAHSTPGEITEMIKAESPAMGRVLKAAGVEPE
- a CDS encoding amidase; its protein translation is MTSRPLTIAETSRLIETRELSPVDLVRALLDRVDAIDPVISSFLTVTRDTAFAQARAAEAQIVRGEYRGPLHGIPFGAKDNYETRGIRTTGHSRAYEHYVPTADAAVIAGLYEHGAVLMGKLAMHELAHGGPSFDLPWPPARNPWNPALFTGGSSSGSGAALAAGLVLFALGSDTGGSIRTPASLCGLVGFKPSFGVVSRGGVLPNSESLDHCGPLTRTVEDCAIVMEAMSGFDAADRGSVATSIAWREPMRQERIDLRVGVVRHFSEEDQPVAPALAEATVEALRVMQSLGAAIEHVRLRPLRDYCDAWTLIEEPETLAVQREALSSRPQDFGDVFHERTLIGCLVQASDYLDAQRLRARMIDEMSAVWERCDVLVTAGAGPAPRLGPELAKWPSLNRFSPFALLGLPAIVVPAGYSEEGLPLSIQIVGKPFDDAGVLGVARAYERATRWWTKAQAAPQSFAPPAPIAYEKPRRSTASSDPQIAALCERAAASAGLKLDDDRLAILCGAAPHLIGMIGNVRALARAL
- a CDS encoding tripartite tricarboxylate transporter substrate binding protein, producing MVARALSLVALAAALIVPAISTAQTAPAKQVRLITTYPPGGASDIMARFIAQKLGEIWGQNVLVENKAGANGSIGMEYAARQTPDGSSFVIGNMGPVAINPQISKVPYDMARDFQPVSMVAIAPTILVTNANSPAKNLAEWIKLARDKPGTLNFGTAGPGTLGHLGGEMMKRIAKIEITHVPYKGGVLAIQDLLAGNVQLVFADPQPILPHVKAGKVRPLAVSGAKRSNVAPDIPTIAEAGLPGFVAENWWGVWVPVATPRPAAERLNQSLAGAMTSDEIKQKFQDMAVEPLSGTPDQLRDYTRGEIEKWGKLVREANIRAD